The Planktothrix tepida PCC 9214 genome has a segment encoding these proteins:
- a CDS encoding glycosyltransferase — translation MQLNQELELNQTNPVESILFQTSSPLSVSNNKTHLNILFLIPHPFYEDRGSPIADDMLLKVLSERGDKIDVVAYPEGQNVTYSNTTLYRTTKFPGCSNVRPGFSWKKLVYDVLMLFKVLQLTFQKKYDLIHAIEETVFIALLIKFLFKTPYIYDMDSSVAQQMIEKYPKLSPLKSVFNTFEGLAVKHAQAVVPVCQALANDIAEYKPQKVVLLPDVSLLKSNPNQLTEDLKQNLNINHLLMMYVGNLESYQGIDLLLDSFALTLKQTQKADLVIVGGEPEDVEFYQQKAQQLGIDHNVHFLGKKPASELDIYLSQADILVSPRTKGKNTPMKIYSYLDSGKAVLATDLFTHTQVLNPEVAQLAIPEPEAFAQGMVNLITNETLRTKLGEAGKALVHEKYSYSAFRQQSNRLYNELTQELLPNSVSVGYNQE, via the coding sequence ATGCAATTAAATCAAGAATTGGAGTTAAATCAAACGAACCCTGTTGAGAGCATACTTTTTCAAACTTCATCCCCATTATCCGTTTCTAACAATAAAACGCATCTTAATATATTATTTCTGATTCCTCACCCTTTTTATGAAGATCGAGGCTCTCCCATTGCCGATGATATGCTTCTAAAAGTTTTATCAGAACGGGGAGACAAAATTGATGTTGTTGCCTATCCTGAAGGGCAAAATGTAACTTATAGTAATACAACCTTATATCGCACCACCAAATTTCCAGGATGTAGCAATGTTCGACCCGGGTTTTCTTGGAAAAAGTTAGTTTATGATGTTTTGATGCTATTTAAAGTTTTACAACTAACATTTCAGAAAAAATATGATTTAATTCATGCCATTGAAGAAACCGTTTTCATTGCCCTCCTGATTAAATTCCTCTTTAAAACCCCCTATATTTATGACATGGATTCTTCTGTAGCCCAACAGATGATCGAAAAATATCCAAAATTATCTCCCTTGAAATCAGTTTTCAATACCTTTGAAGGATTAGCCGTTAAACACGCACAAGCGGTTGTCCCAGTGTGTCAAGCTTTAGCAAATGATATTGCTGAGTATAAGCCACAAAAAGTCGTTCTGCTTCCCGATGTTTCTTTGTTGAAATCAAATCCCAATCAACTCACTGAAGATTTGAAACAGAATTTAAACATTAATCATCTACTGATGATGTATGTGGGGAATTTAGAAAGCTATCAAGGCATTGATTTATTGCTCGATAGCTTTGCGCTGACCCTTAAACAAACTCAAAAAGCAGATTTAGTCATTGTTGGGGGAGAACCAGAAGACGTTGAATTCTATCAACAAAAAGCTCAACAACTCGGTATTGATCATAACGTTCATTTCCTGGGTAAAAAACCTGCTAGCGAACTCGATATCTATCTTTCCCAAGCCGATATTTTAGTTTCTCCCCGCACCAAAGGGAAGAATACACCGATGAAAATTTATTCCTACCTCGATAGTGGAAAAGCCGTTTTAGCCACCGATTTATTTACCCATACTCAAGTTTTAAATCCTGAAGTTGCTCAACTCGCAATACCCGAACCTGAAGCATTTGCTCAAGGGATGGTGAATTTAATTACCAATGAAACCTTGAGAACAAAACTCGGTGAAGCAGGAAAAGCTTTAGTTCACGAAAAATATAGTTATAGTGCATTCCGTCAACAATCAAATCGCCTTTATAATGAATTGACACAGGAACTCTTGCCAAACTCCGTGTCAGTCGGATATAACCAGGAGTAA
- a CDS encoding glycerol-3-phosphate dehydrogenase/oxidase, whose protein sequence is MKRNLTALTENNYDLLIIGGGIYGACIAWDASLRGLSVALVEKADFGGATSANSLKIIHGGLRYLQKADFKRMRESIKERTTLMRIAPHLIHPLPVLVPTYGHGTKGREALTLGMFINDIISSDRNQLNDPQKHIPNGRIISQAECQELLPNIPEAGLTGGAIFCDAQVYNSERLTLSFLKSAEQQGATLANYVEVTGFLFTENRVTGVKVKDELTASELEIRAKTVVNTSGPWLNQILNFLPQKSPLPPLNLAKAMNLITRPLFNTYAVGLSGAKCQLPNGSVQKSRFFFIAPWRGKSMIGTWYSVYDQDPNQFKITEAEIQEFISEINQVYPAAKLQREDISFVHGGLLPRIGIDAKTGEPKLADQYQLRDHTQDGCPGLISVLGVKYTTARDVAQKAIDFVFKTWDQYPPESKSAITPIDGGKIESFNNFLHQAILEGKTQGLTESQIHRLVYNYGSSYPNVLNYLKDSPDSQGILNETELIKAEVLHAIHEEMAQKLSDVVFRRTELGSAGDISQETLNICAKTMGEALGWSQTRIEEELKDINLSNGIQSLAIT, encoded by the coding sequence ATGAAAAGAAATTTAACAGCCTTGACCGAAAATAATTATGATCTTTTAATTATTGGAGGAGGCATTTATGGAGCGTGTATCGCTTGGGATGCCAGCTTGCGGGGGCTATCAGTTGCTTTAGTCGAAAAAGCAGATTTTGGAGGGGCGACTTCTGCTAATAGCTTAAAAATTATTCATGGTGGTTTGCGCTATTTGCAAAAAGCCGACTTTAAGCGAATGCGAGAATCAATAAAAGAACGCACCACATTAATGCGAATTGCACCGCATTTAATCCATCCTTTACCCGTTTTAGTACCTACCTACGGACACGGAACAAAGGGGAGAGAAGCACTGACTCTGGGAATGTTCATTAATGATATTATCAGTAGCGATCGCAATCAACTCAACGATCCCCAAAAACATATCCCCAATGGTCGAATTATTTCTCAAGCTGAATGTCAAGAATTGCTTCCTAATATTCCTGAAGCTGGACTAACTGGGGGAGCAATTTTTTGTGATGCTCAAGTTTACAATTCAGAACGTTTAACCCTATCGTTTCTCAAGTCTGCTGAACAACAAGGAGCAACTTTAGCTAACTATGTAGAAGTCACCGGATTTTTATTCACAGAAAATCGAGTAACTGGGGTTAAAGTTAAAGACGAATTAACCGCATCAGAACTAGAGATTCGCGCGAAAACCGTTGTTAATACCAGTGGCCCTTGGCTGAATCAAATTCTCAATTTTTTACCCCAAAAATCACCGCTACCGCCCCTGAATTTGGCAAAAGCGATGAATTTAATCACTCGGCCTTTATTTAATACCTATGCCGTTGGTCTTTCCGGTGCAAAATGTCAATTACCTAACGGTTCAGTTCAGAAAAGTCGTTTCTTTTTTATTGCCCCTTGGCGCGGTAAATCTATGATTGGAACCTGGTACAGTGTTTACGATCAAGATCCCAATCAGTTTAAAATTACAGAAGCAGAAATTCAAGAGTTTATTAGCGAAATTAATCAAGTCTATCCCGCCGCAAAATTACAGCGAGAAGACATTTCATTTGTGCATGGGGGACTGCTTCCTAGAATTGGAATTGATGCCAAAACAGGAGAACCCAAATTAGCAGATCAATATCAACTCCGAGATCATACTCAAGATGGATGTCCAGGATTAATTTCCGTGCTAGGTGTAAAATATACAACCGCTAGAGATGTGGCTCAAAAAGCTATTGATTTTGTGTTTAAAACTTGGGATCAATACCCCCCTGAATCTAAATCAGCGATTACACCAATTGACGGCGGAAAAATCGAAAGTTTTAATAATTTTTTACACCAAGCTATCTTAGAGGGAAAAACTCAAGGATTAACAGAAAGTCAAATTCATCGATTAGTTTATAACTATGGTTCTAGTTATCCTAATGTGTTAAACTATCTCAAGGATTCCCCAGATTCTCAAGGAATTCTGAATGAGACAGAATTGATTAAAGCAGAAGTGCTTCATGCCATTCATGAGGAAATGGCACAAAAATTAAGTGATGTTGTTTTTCGTCGGACAGAATTGGGAAGTGCAGGAGATATCTCTCAGGAAACCCTTAATATTTGTGCTAAAACAATGGGTGAAGCTTTGGGATGGAGTCAAACCCGAATTGAGGAGGAACTCAAAGATATTAATTTGAGTAATGGAATACAATCTTTAGCGATCACTTAA
- a CDS encoding zinc ribbon domain-containing protein, translated as MAYVCELGAGQRVYLENQGVQTVVTLISSSPGQQQQASSSFATGVWSSPPQVFQTPYGMMLKILSEQGEKTLQIQGSSVSVISGTPSMNNSEQLPVHEVTSLPVSPMPGIEVMKPLKPMSSMEPMTPMTLSPMEPMKPLEPMNLKMGDMQMSMNPMEMRMGNMELRMGASAPNKQKFCSQCGTSVKPEDRFCSSCGHQL; from the coding sequence ATGGCGTATGTATGCGAACTAGGGGCGGGTCAAAGAGTTTATTTAGAAAATCAGGGTGTGCAAACCGTTGTCACCTTGATTAGTAGTAGTCCAGGACAACAGCAACAAGCCAGTAGCAGTTTTGCGACCGGAGTTTGGAGTTCACCTCCCCAGGTGTTCCAAACTCCTTATGGTATGATGCTCAAAATCCTATCCGAGCAAGGGGAAAAAACCTTACAAATTCAAGGAAGTAGTGTCAGTGTCATCAGTGGAACCCCCTCGATGAACAACTCTGAACAACTACCTGTGCATGAAGTCACCAGTTTACCTGTGTCCCCGATGCCAGGAATAGAAGTGATGAAACCCCTGAAACCCATGAGTTCGATGGAACCGATGACTCCGATGACCCTGAGTCCGATGGAACCGATGAAACCCCTAGAACCCATGAACCTAAAAATGGGAGATATGCAGATGAGCATGAACCCGATGGAAATGCGAATGGGGAATATGGAACTGCGAATGGGGGCATCTGCACCCAATAAACAGAAGTTTTGCAGCCAATGTGGAACATCGGTCAAACCCGAAGACCGATTTTGCTCCAGTTGTGGACATCAGTTATAA
- a CDS encoding DUF2126 domain-containing protein yields the protein MSIKVSLNHQICYQFERSVILGPHTIGLRPSPHCRTPILSYALKIAPSDHQLTWLQDHDGNFLARVNFPQSTDSLKIEVDLIAKIQPINPFNFFIEPDASNYPFQYQPRLAQELIPFLEIREAGELLTQWVKINHKNNVYTLDFLLDLNRKLAEIIEYKVRFEPGIQTCEETLEKKIGSCRDTAWLFVQILRHYGLAARFVSGYLIQLSNDIPPLDGQPGPSNDNADLHAWAEVYLPGAGWLGLDPTSGLMVAEGHIPLVCVADPLEARPVYGTFEPAESKLDFFVTVSRYHEIPRVTKPYTEEQWQNIHDLGEKVEADLQRLNVGLTMGGEPTFVSIDDFESPQWRIAALGEEKRQLAGKLLTRLQDKFTQKGGLLHYGLGKWYPGEALPRWALGCYWRKDGIPLWRNPELYAQEEQDYGYIQQDVLTFIEALVKNLGVKSECIIQAYEPNSNTIAGYTLPILSIVKNNAIRWSSCRWRLPNSNKIELLTGNSPIGFRLPLSSLNWHADELEQEAVLPLTHPPIVPSSEPLESPINSIRVALSVEARQGKIHVFLPPVSSARSFVDLVATIENTAAQVQYPVILEGYTPPANSGIIGFQITPDPGVIEVNIHPASNWKELVEITTTLYEEARLCRLGTEKYLLDGRRIPTGGGAHVTIGGKTVYDSPLLRRPDLLRSLITYWQNHPCLTFLFADLFVGPTSQSPRVDEARHESLYDLEIAFQKLNYNANISPELVDRLLRNLLIDITGNTHRSAFCIDKLYPIENHRNQLGLLEFRAFAMPPHPQMSLLQLLLIRALVSWFWEKPYHYPLIRLGTTLHDRFMLPYYLGEDLKAILRDLQIIGYDFDFDWFAPFFEFRFPRYGEIIKEGIELELRHAIEPWHVLGEETASGNTARYVDSSMERLQVKLTNALGNSPNFDSYSARYIVTCQGRPIPLKSTGNLGEYVGAVRFRARRYASILHPDLEPHNPLIFDIVDTWAERSIGGCTYFVNPPDGKIYQQFPVNHREAEGRMLERFMEMGHTSGLMKIPPLHLNPEYPLTLDLRQIP from the coding sequence ATGTCTATTAAAGTTAGTTTAAACCACCAGATTTGCTATCAGTTTGAACGTTCTGTGATTCTAGGGCCTCATACGATTGGGTTGCGCCCCTCTCCCCATTGCCGGACACCAATTTTGAGTTATGCTCTCAAGATTGCCCCCTCTGACCATCAACTAACATGGTTACAAGATCATGATGGAAATTTTTTGGCTAGAGTTAACTTTCCTCAAAGCACTGATTCTTTAAAAATTGAAGTGGATTTAATAGCTAAAATTCAGCCTATTAATCCCTTCAATTTTTTTATTGAACCCGATGCTTCAAACTATCCCTTTCAATATCAACCTCGTCTGGCTCAAGAATTAATTCCTTTTTTAGAAATTCGGGAAGCAGGAGAATTATTAACTCAGTGGGTTAAAATTAATCATAAAAATAATGTTTATACCCTTGATTTTTTACTAGATTTGAATCGAAAATTAGCGGAAATAATTGAATATAAAGTTAGATTTGAACCCGGAATTCAAACCTGTGAAGAAACCCTGGAGAAAAAAATCGGTTCCTGTCGAGATACAGCTTGGTTATTCGTACAAATTTTACGCCATTATGGATTAGCAGCGCGATTTGTTTCGGGATATTTAATCCAACTGAGTAATGATATTCCCCCTCTGGATGGGCAACCTGGGCCATCGAATGATAATGCTGATTTACACGCTTGGGCGGAGGTTTATTTACCTGGTGCGGGTTGGCTTGGACTTGACCCCACATCGGGTTTAATGGTAGCAGAAGGTCATATTCCCTTAGTTTGTGTTGCTGACCCCTTAGAAGCTCGTCCCGTTTACGGAACCTTTGAACCTGCTGAGTCAAAATTAGACTTTTTTGTCACGGTTTCTCGTTATCATGAAATTCCTAGGGTAACAAAACCTTATACAGAAGAACAATGGCAAAATATTCATGATTTAGGGGAAAAAGTTGAAGCTGATTTACAGCGTTTAAATGTGGGTTTAACTATGGGAGGAGAACCGACTTTTGTTTCTATTGATGATTTTGAATCTCCCCAATGGCGAATTGCAGCACTCGGAGAAGAAAAACGTCAACTGGCTGGAAAATTGCTCACCCGTTTACAAGATAAATTTACTCAAAAGGGGGGATTACTTCATTATGGATTAGGCAAATGGTATCCGGGGGAAGCACTACCCCGTTGGGCGTTAGGGTGTTATTGGCGAAAAGATGGAATTCCCTTATGGCGAAATCCCGAACTCTATGCCCAAGAGGAGCAAGATTATGGTTATATTCAACAAGATGTTTTAACGTTTATTGAAGCTTTAGTTAAAAATTTAGGCGTAAAATCCGAGTGTATTATTCAGGCGTATGAACCTAACTCTAATACCATTGCTGGATATACCTTACCGATTTTATCAATCGTTAAAAATAACGCAATTCGCTGGAGTAGTTGTCGTTGGCGGTTGCCTAACTCCAATAAAATTGAACTATTAACCGGAAATTCTCCCATTGGGTTTCGTTTACCTTTAAGCTCTTTAAATTGGCACGCAGATGAACTTGAACAAGAAGCGGTTCTCCCCTTAACTCATCCCCCCATTGTTCCCAGTTCTGAACCTTTAGAATCTCCCATTAATTCTATTCGAGTAGCTTTAAGTGTAGAAGCAAGACAGGGAAAAATTCACGTTTTTTTACCTCCTGTAAGCTCGGCGCGAAGTTTTGTAGATTTAGTCGCCACGATTGAAAATACAGCCGCCCAGGTTCAATATCCCGTTATTTTAGAAGGATATACACCCCCAGCGAATAGCGGGATTATTGGGTTTCAAATTACTCCAGACCCCGGCGTGATTGAAGTTAATATTCATCCCGCTTCTAATTGGAAAGAATTAGTTGAAATTACCACAACGTTATATGAAGAAGCGAGATTATGCCGTTTAGGAACGGAAAAATATCTCTTAGATGGACGACGGATTCCAACGGGGGGTGGTGCCCATGTTACCATTGGTGGAAAAACGGTTTATGATAGTCCATTATTACGCCGTCCTGATTTATTAAGAAGTTTAATTACTTATTGGCAAAATCACCCTTGTTTAACATTTTTATTCGCTGATTTATTTGTTGGGCCAACCAGTCAATCACCCAGGGTAGATGAAGCCAGACATGAGAGTTTATATGATTTAGAAATCGCGTTCCAAAAATTAAATTATAATGCAAATATTTCTCCTGAATTAGTCGATAGATTATTAAGGAATTTATTAATTGATATTACGGGTAATACTCACCGTTCTGCTTTTTGTATTGACAAATTGTACCCCATTGAAAATCATAGAAATCAATTGGGATTATTAGAATTTCGAGCCTTTGCGATGCCTCCTCACCCCCAAATGAGCTTATTACAATTGTTATTAATTCGGGCGTTAGTGAGTTGGTTTTGGGAAAAACCCTATCATTATCCATTAATTCGTTTGGGAACTACTCTACATGATCGATTTATGTTACCGTATTATTTAGGAGAAGATTTAAAAGCGATTTTAAGGGATTTACAAATTATTGGTTATGATTTTGATTTTGATTGGTTTGCCCCATTTTTTGAATTTCGGTTTCCCCGTTATGGAGAAATTATTAAAGAAGGAATTGAACTAGAACTGCGTCATGCCATTGAACCTTGGCACGTTTTAGGGGAAGAAACTGCATCGGGAAATACAGCCCGTTATGTGGATTCTTCCATGGAAAGATTGCAAGTTAAATTAACGAATGCGTTAGGAAATTCCCCAAATTTTGACAGTTATTCGGCTCGATATATTGTCACTTGTCAAGGTCGTCCCATTCCGTTAAAATCTACTGGAAATCTAGGGGAATATGTGGGGGCGGTGCGATTTCGGGCGCGACGATATGCCTCAATTTTACATCCCGATCTTGAGCCCCATAATCCTTTAATTTTTGATATTGTTGATACTTGGGCAGAGCGTTCTATTGGGGGCTGTACTTATTTTGTTAACCCTCCCGACGGGAAAATCTATCAACAATTTCCCGTTAATCATCGAGAAGCTGAAGGCCGAATGTTAGAACGATTTATGGAAATGGGGCATACATCAGGATTGATGAAAATTCCGCCTTTACATCTTAATCCTGAATATCCCTTAACCTTAGATTTGCGTCAAATTCCTTAA
- a CDS encoding class I SAM-dependent methyltransferase, whose amino-acid sequence MNLLKTQAFTQNSQKIWIDAHVHIHDCFPLDQLLNSALKNFQQVSQIESPTSLLFLTEIQGINQFKKLLIYAESQPNNIAGWTFHKTQEIFSIEAKNQQNQSIFIIAGRQIVTAEKLEVLALITDKTVEDGLPIETTLTEIQDRGGIPVLPWGVGKWIGKRGKLLNHLLNSDQIPLLFLGDNSGRPVFWLRPPYFKLAEQKGWQVLPGTDPLSLATQASRPGSFGFNIEGEFNPKKPGNSIKQILLNSQTKIQPYGRLENPVRFIQNQLAIRSHSSAKMPPQEQTIVSTNGFPETADIETSSDGYASRFAGELGQWLLKVQEEATLKLLAAYPQATVLDVGGGHGQITKPLIENGYQVTVLGSDEICKNRIQTLIDANLCSFKVGNVLDLPYPDNAFDVVISYRFLAHVTQWQKFLSELSRVAKKAVIIDYPTLRSVNSIAPYLFKFKKGLEGNTRTYITYDESELVDFFKSLGLKQTERYPQFFIPMVLHRALKSPTVSSVLEQPFRVSGLTYLLGSPVIAKFIKS is encoded by the coding sequence ATGAACCTTCTTAAAACTCAAGCTTTTACCCAAAATAGTCAGAAGATATGGATTGATGCTCATGTTCATATCCATGACTGTTTTCCCCTCGATCAACTGCTGAACTCAGCTTTAAAAAACTTTCAACAGGTTTCCCAAATAGAATCCCCAACTTCTCTACTTTTTTTAACAGAAATTCAAGGAATAAATCAGTTTAAAAAGCTTCTAATTTATGCAGAATCTCAACCCAATAATATTGCAGGATGGACATTTCATAAAACTCAAGAGATCTTTTCAATAGAAGCTAAAAATCAACAAAATCAAAGTATTTTTATTATTGCAGGTCGCCAAATCGTGACCGCCGAAAAATTAGAAGTTCTGGCTTTAATTACAGACAAAACCGTTGAGGATGGTTTACCCATAGAAACAACTTTAACTGAAATTCAAGACAGAGGAGGAATTCCAGTTCTGCCTTGGGGTGTTGGAAAATGGATCGGGAAACGAGGAAAATTACTGAATCATTTATTAAATTCTGATCAAATTCCCTTACTATTTTTAGGAGATAATTCTGGTCGTCCTGTCTTCTGGTTACGACCTCCCTATTTTAAACTAGCCGAACAGAAAGGATGGCAAGTTTTACCCGGAACTGATCCCTTATCCTTAGCAACACAAGCATCTCGACCCGGAAGTTTTGGCTTTAATATCGAGGGAGAATTTAACCCCAAAAAACCCGGAAATAGCATCAAGCAAATTTTACTTAATTCTCAGACAAAAATTCAACCCTATGGCCGTTTAGAAAATCCTGTACGGTTTATTCAAAATCAGTTAGCAATTCGTTCTCATTCATCAGCAAAAATGCCACCCCAAGAACAAACTATCGTTTCAACAAATGGCTTTCCTGAAACTGCCGATATTGAAACCTCCTCAGACGGCTACGCCTCACGTTTTGCGGGAGAATTGGGACAATGGTTACTGAAAGTTCAAGAAGAAGCTACCTTAAAACTGTTAGCAGCCTATCCCCAAGCAACGGTATTAGATGTGGGAGGCGGACACGGACAAATAACAAAACCCCTGATTGAAAATGGTTATCAAGTCACGGTTTTAGGAAGCGATGAAATCTGTAAAAACCGCATTCAAACCCTCATTGATGCCAATTTATGTTCCTTCAAAGTGGGTAATGTTCTGGACTTACCCTATCCTGATAATGCCTTTGATGTGGTGATTAGTTATCGATTTTTAGCTCATGTTACCCAGTGGCAAAAATTTCTTAGTGAACTTAGCCGCGTTGCTAAAAAAGCCGTCATTATTGACTATCCCACCCTACGGAGTGTTAATTCCATTGCCCCCTATTTATTTAAATTTAAAAAAGGTTTAGAAGGCAATACTCGAACCTATATTACCTATGATGAATCAGAATTGGTAGACTTTTTTAAATCCTTGGGATTAAAACAAACGGAACGTTATCCCCAATTTTTTATCCCGATGGTGCTGCATCGTGCGTTAAAATCACCTACAGTCTCATCTGTTTTAGAACAGCCCTTTCGAGTGTCTGGGTTAACTTATCTTTTAGGTTCACCCGTCATTGCTAAATTTATCAAAAGTTGA
- the tilS gene encoding tRNA lysidine(34) synthetase TilS gives MSNSLIWTFLHSQLHQTLRDRQLLPQSQRLLVAVSGGQDSVCLLKLLLDLQPKWGWELGVVYCDHRWRSDSGANGDYIAHLAESWQLPFYRRVATEIPNSEATARQWRYQVLAEIAEEYHYPVIVTGHTKSDRAETLLYNLIRGSGSDGLQALTWQRSLHLESPILKPDLTASIQLVRPLLEISREQTGQFCQEHHLKIWVDTTNEDLHYARNRIRQELLPYLQTHFNPQVESHLAQTAELLRAEVDYLDSLTETLFQQVVVFEKESQKPLKINRLILRQTHEALQRRVSRKILQQVMSKTPNFEHIEKLKALISAPNCSQTDPFPGGVIAFVDKEWIVFNFKLS, from the coding sequence ATGTCAAATTCTTTAATTTGGACTTTTTTACACAGCCAACTTCACCAAACTTTACGAGATCGTCAACTGTTACCTCAGTCTCAACGGCTGTTGGTGGCGGTATCGGGGGGTCAAGATTCTGTGTGTTTACTGAAATTGTTGTTAGACCTGCAACCGAAGTGGGGATGGGAATTAGGGGTGGTTTACTGTGACCATCGTTGGCGGTCTGACTCCGGTGCTAATGGGGACTATATCGCACACCTTGCCGAGTCTTGGCAATTACCGTTTTATCGAAGGGTGGCGACGGAAATTCCTAATAGTGAGGCAACGGCTCGGCAATGGCGTTATCAAGTTTTGGCTGAAATTGCCGAAGAATATCATTATCCAGTTATTGTTACAGGTCATACAAAAAGCGATCGCGCGGAAACCTTACTTTATAATTTAATCCGGGGTAGTGGTTCCGATGGTTTACAAGCTTTAACTTGGCAACGTTCTCTACACTTAGAATCTCCTATTCTTAAGCCAGATTTAACGGCTTCTATTCAGTTAGTGCGTCCCTTATTAGAGATTTCTCGTGAACAAACCGGGCAGTTTTGTCAAGAACATCACTTAAAAATTTGGGTTGATACTACCAACGAAGATTTACATTATGCGCGCAACCGAATTCGTCAAGAACTTTTACCGTATTTACAAACTCATTTTAATCCTCAAGTTGAATCCCATCTCGCCCAAACAGCCGAATTATTACGAGCAGAAGTTGACTATTTAGACTCATTAACAGAAACCCTTTTTCAGCAGGTTGTAGTCTTTGAAAAGGAAAGTCAAAAACCCTTAAAAATAAATCGATTGATCTTACGTCAAACCCATGAAGCTTTACAACGTCGAGTCAGTCGAAAAATTTTACAACAGGTTATGTCAAAAACTCCTAACTTTGAACATATTGAAAAATTAAAAGCTTTAATTTCAGCCCCCAATTGCAGCCAAACTGATCCGTTTCCAGGAGGAGTGATCGCCTTTGTAGATAAGGAGTGGATCGTCTTTAATTTTAAACTTTCTTGA
- the psaM gene encoding photosystem I reaction center subunit XII, with translation MTDTQVFIALVIALIPGILAFRLATELYK, from the coding sequence ATGACAGATACTCAGGTGTTTATTGCCCTAGTTATTGCCTTGATTCCTGGAATTTTAGCCTTCCGTTTGGCTACAGAACTGTATAAATAG